Sequence from the Acropora muricata isolate sample 2 chromosome 10, ASM3666990v1, whole genome shotgun sequence genome:
CCTTTTTCTTGCCCTTTTTGGGGAGCTCGTAGGAAGTCTCTCCCGTCAGTAAGGTGACAAGACCTCTGCCAGTTTCCTTCACGAAGTATTGGCAACAGTTCACGATCTGACCAAAACGCCTGTAAATCAAAACAAATTGGAAAATGATATAATTATCACGAAAACAGTTTCAAGAGAAAGCACAAATGAACCACGTATTACATCAGTTCACTTACCACACAGCTACGTCCTCGTACCGACCTCGTCTTTTGCCTGAATCAAGCGTCTCGTCTTCTTTCTGAGCTCTGATCCATCTACAGACCACAAGCGATTGCTGGTCAGCGAATGAAAATAATCCGCTTTGTGCGCGCTACCCTATTCGCAGCGAATTTAGCAGCCCAATACACCATCTTCCGAGTTAATATTATCACTGAGTTAGCTTTACACGAGACACGTGGGGTAAGCCATTTAACTAGGTTTGGGGAGCAATCATGTATGCATTCTGTCAAGTTTACTGACAGTAAAACAACATACAAACGACAACTTCAGCCACTCAGTCAGGCTAAGAAATAGCAAGCCACAAAGAGCAATACTTGAATAAAGTAAACAACGTCAGGTATCGTCGACAAATGCGTGAGATAGTTCACCTATTTCCTCTCTTGAATTCTTGCTCTAAATACTTGGTAGCTTCTCTTGCCCCACTGTCGTATTTCTTCAGCTCATCAAGCGCCGATATCACTGTGCAGACGACATAATTCAAGCAATCAGTTAAAACCATCCACGTGTGCTTAATTCTGCATCAATCAACCAGTACTTAAAATTCCACTAAGAAGACACTAACTTGACAGTCTTATGtgacaagaagaaaaatggcaaatttatATAAACTTAGAGGGTTCTTTCAGGTCCCCTTCCCAACAATATAACCCATGAATTTCCTCCCTTTTTTGTAATTTCCAAACATCTAGCAAGTGAACAAAGGCTGCTTTTCCAGCTGCCAATTCAAACACACTTGGCATGGTGCCGTTTCATCATTTTCGTCTCTATACGTCTCAAGCCGGTGTTTCCCCAAAGGACATCTCGTTAAAGCAACATAAAGGGTTTGTTTAAAGTACCTTGAATTGGAATGATGATAACCATCCTCTCTGTAGTTACCAGTCTCCTCAGAAGATGCAGCTGAGTGCACAGTGCAGTGGCATCTGGTACAACGTATACTGTGCTCGAGCTTGATGGCGCTGTTTTAAGATTGCTTTCAAGTGCTGCCACTTCACTCTGGAATAAATTCAGCAAAGGAATTAGGATCAATTCCGAGGTTACATGCTGACCTTATAAGTATGGCGTCTCAGTATACAGATGCGTATACAAGTGCTTTTGTAATAGCTGCTATTACAGTCGAGTCTGCAGGCGAAGATTCCTTCGTGTACAGCTACATACAGCCGAGTCAATACAATGAGAACTGCAATAAGAGCCACCGGGAGACCTCAAATCAACTAAAATCAGATCAAATTAAATGAAATGCCGGTTTTCGTTGCGAAGGAAAGAGAGCCACCCTAACAGACCGAACCCAATTATAGCGTGGAGTCTCGGGATTCAACACGAGTCACATTGGGCTGAATTAACGGGCGGGATAGTCtgaccccagttgttcaaacgatggatagcgctgttcaccggataaatcactatccggCGGATAAAGACTAGCAAAAGCagttgagttatccagtggatagtgatttatccagtggatagcgctatccagcgtttgaacaactggggcctggactCTACTCAAATCTGACTATACATAAAGGATGCTTTTCTCGTTTCCAATTGCTTACATTTCGTCTCTAGCAATTCAACTTTTAGGAACAGATTAGCTTTTCCTCTGGAATGTCTCAAACAAACGCGCTCAAAAGATGCAGATGAGTGTCAATGGATTGAAGTCAACTCCAAAAGCAACATCTTGTTCTTTTTATCCCGTGAGTACAGGACTCGAGGTGTTTTCTCCACGCTAAATCTCAACCGAAGCCGGTCACATCGTAATTTGTAGAGGCATGAAACAACGACGGCATGAAATGGTGTCAAATGAACTATGCTCGGGAAATTTCTACGCAACGATGTAGTGAGAGTTCGTCTCAAAGGCAAAGGAAAAGATAACGTAACAATAGTCTCATAGATCCTATTCAGAGATGGCGGCCAAGAAATTAttcctcactagcctcactttagaGCGcatttcaaatgactgtcgaaaaaccaaaaccaaagcaattaaaccaaagcaattactccgaccaatcacaacaggaacgaacagcgcgatgaaccaatcacaattcttagcaatcacctgtaactcgctcgaagcgcgggaaaaatcacgcgcacatgatgcgattggttttggttttgcttctcattggttgaaaaactggtgcgacTGTTTTAAACCAGTCACTAAGCGCAGCAATCGTAATCAcgcaattactttcgacagtcatttgaaaactgctctaaaagcaaaaattcttctgatttttttttcatgctaaCAAGTCTGGTTCGGATGATTAACATAAAATCAAAAGAATAATCACTTAGCCGCCATTTATAAACACGACCTCTATGATGTTCCAAAAACACGCTTGAGCCTTTCCACAAAATTTGACTTTAAACCCAACCAAATTTTATGGAAAATTTATACCTGCAACAACTGCTGCGCCATAGCTTTCATTACTCGTGAGCGACGGTCGTGATTTCCATGCTGCAgaacaaaaaaagtaaataagatgatgatgattttgACTTGAGATACAACCAACAAAATGAAAATCGAATTTCCCCATATCTGATCGGTACTATTGCACTGGCTAAAATTCGTAGTCAGCTCAGTTTAGAGCCTACTCAGTAGATGCCCAGACATGTGAAACGCAGAAACTTGGGCAAAATAATTTGGAACACGAGAAACCTGGAACGAGTATGACGGCAAAGAACGAATGGTCTCTCCACAGTTCAGCAACTCAACAGCGCATCAACACAGGCTAAATGCGTTTGCTTCTCGGCTCATCTGATTTCACTGGAGCTCTGAAAGTCGAATATCTACAATCCTGCTTTAAATTCGCTAGTATTTTCCCTTTCTGGGTACCTATAAAAGCGCTATGTGGAACGAAGAAAAATTCATCTTATCCAATTTCCCTAAGAATCACGTTGCCATACCACTGGTGTTGTTCTATGGTGTTTTTCTGTTGCTTGTTGTTTTCCTGGTTCTGTCATTTGTTGAGGTCCGATAAACCGCAGTGCTTTTCGGTCCCAATTGAATGAATTCAATTCctgtaaaaataaaaagagcACATCAGTACATTTAATTTTCCATCACTTTTAACAAATATTTCGAGGAAGTATTACCTCGACTGACGCAAGCTTCATACCAAAACTTCTTAAGCACTGAACTCGAACGGCAGCCTGCAAAATAGAGAAGATTTGTGGGTCCATCTGCAAAATTTGCAAGACTTCAAAGATTGGTTGAGAAAACAACTGACAACAAAAACAGTGAAGCACTTCCCAAAAACAATACAGACTAAACGCCTGTGAGgatcaaataagaaaaaaggtTCGACAGAGGTGCGGCGCCGCTACAACTGGAGAGTggaaattgacaaaaaaaaaatgtgcaagcGCAAGCTAACCTCAAGGTAATGACAATCTCGCGTAAGCCTACTCCACTTTTTGTCGAGCCTGCTGTGTATTGTGTTTAGTGGTGTAAATCCCAACAATGACATATCCTCTGGAAGGCCACGTGACTGAACCCAATTCTTGTCGAGTGTCTCGTCAAGCACGCTTTGCCATGTTGGACGTCTAGGCACGGGGACTACCGAAAATTCGAAAAAGGCTGGATCAGACAGCGAAAACGAACACAAAGGTCATCTAAGGTTAGGGCTTTAAAATCTATCAGATTAAGAGACAGTGTCATTATTACAAACCTGCTGATATCATCTGCTCTGCTGTGGGAAACATGTTTAGAAGCACGGCCAATCTGGACAACAGCGTACCCAAGctctgagagaaaaaaaaacaccgcaTTATAATTTCACAGGCAGATTCTAAGAGGATGGTTCAAGTAAATATCAAAGAGTTAGTTGCCGCGAAACTGAAACCGGataatacaaaagaaaagggCGCAACAATACTTTTGGAAAGGGTTGTCGTGCCTACTGCACAAGAAGGTAACACAGTTATCGAACTCTCCTTAATCTCTGTTTCTATAGCTGCTCCAATAGTTGCATTCGCATCTGAAAGTTTGTCTTGCATTGTGGGTATACTTTGAGTTGGAGAAAGTTCTTCACTATCACATACTGTATTCTGTGATGAAACGGCACTACGGTCAAGTCTTGTTTCTTGAGTCTGTCGATTCCCCTCTCGAccttgagaattttttttccgtgCACCTCGGTCTTCCCTTTCATCAAAACTAACGTTTTATTTCCTCTGCTTCGATTGGATTTGATTTACAGCGCCTTTCCCCTCGCTCAGAACAGAGAATTTAAGAACGCGACGTTTTTGCGTCACCTTCGTAAACCGCCGGGCAATAAGCTGTTGTCCTCTCTAACTTGTTTTCACACTATCACATTTaaattgttaagtatcttttcactagcaAAGATAATTATTTTGGAAATCTGGGGCAGGCCACTGCGCTAACATGCGAAACGTTCACTTCCAGTTTCCGTTCGTGGTTCAAAGAGGTCGATTGCTGAAGCTCTCTGACAACTAGAGTTACCTACCTCGACGCAAGTCAAGAGAAGTTCACCATTCAAACGGAGCCAGTCAGTCATGACTTTAATGGCAGGTAACAACTTCTGACCCGTGACAGCCTTCAATATGTTAGACTCCGCACAGTCACGCAACAGCTCAGTTCTTGACGCCACGGACGACTCTTCAAACAATTACAACAAATAATGAAATTGATCAATTAAAACCaacgaaatgtacaaaaaaaggTGAAAGAAAAACGTTTCTCTTACCAGTTTCTGTGTCGCTGACATCACTAATCAGATCGGCTCTCAGGATCTTTCCAACTGAAATCCCATTCTGTTTGAAAATACCAGATTTTAATCCTGGCTTGCCACCCACTGTATGTGGACTGACTGAGTTATCGACTGGTTTCGGCATGACATTCTTTTCAGGTTGCTTTGCAGAAGACACGGTGTTAACAAAGGAGCCAGTGTTGCCATTCTCGTCATCTGATTCGCTTTCAATGTAAACGTCATCGCTTTCGTCACTCATTCTATCAAATATTtcaccctcccctcccccttcACTTAAATCACTGTCATCCGAGCCCTCTTCCCCAGACTCCTCGGAGTCGCTGCCACTTCCACTGTAGCTGTCGAAGCTGTAATCTACATTCTTTCGTCGGCGCCTTCGTCTCCGATGCTGCAGGGTTCGTTTTAGTTTCCTCGCTTCGCTGGAATCGCTATTTGCATTGAATAAAGGGAAGGAATTCTCGTTTTTCGGCACTGCTGCGCTCGAACCGTTCAGAACTTGGGAATCATTTTGCATTCCATTGGTAATTGGCTTCTCGGGGTGCAAATGTTCATTTGCAGAAAAGTTCTCAAAAGAAGAAATGCACTTTTGAATCAGAAAAGATAGAAACGATAAGGTAAAGGCAATCGCCATAGAGTATTCTTGGGCACCTATCaggagaaaaaaaagtttgatcaGACGCAATAAATAGAGAATAACACAAGAGCACGCTGAGATACGGAATTTCTCTTCCAGTCTTCAACTTAATAtttcacgagtgagcgcagctaCTAACCAGAAgaagccgacttaattcacgtttcaaaaagtgaacgcgttgccattcattcatggcgctaaacagagcgagtgacatgtcagcagcttattggctatctcaaacacacgtgaaaattacggtaatttttcacgtgtggtgGAAATCTCTAataagcactccagtttatataattgCGGTTCACGATCATTGTAAGAACTTGCAAAAGTCAATGAtaacgtaaaacaaagaaaacgagagacctttaaacaataaccaaaccctaGCGAAACAAAACTTGAAATGTCACAAGGTCTTACATCCAGATAAGCCCTAAATCACGGTGTGCCTCCGAATACAAAATGACGGCTTCAACGGAGATGGAAACTGTCTGTCACCATGGCTGTACACTACGAACCAAAAAGCCTTTTCTTGTCGATCTGAACCACTACCTCTAAAATGTCGGCAATCTGCTTGCACCGACTGCGTACTAACTAGACACAGTTATTCTGGCACAGACTGACCTTTGGACTGCAACCTTGTCACAGTTGCAATTGTCATGACAACGAGCTTCACCATAAGTGAGCCACTAATGACACCATCACTTCCATTTACGGTGTCAGGGTGTTGGTGTCCGTTCTCCTGAGATGTGAAGCCATTCTGCAGAACTTGTGATTGCGTATCTGTTGGAGATACGTCTACTGATAGTGCACTGTTGAAGTCTTGCAACACAGATTGACACAAATGGCCAGTATCCTCAGTACTGATATCAGGTGAGCTAAAACAATTGCAACATTATAAAGTAATCTGCGGAAGGTTTAAAGATCCCAGGCGCTGGAAGGAGCTAAGAAGAGCAGTTCTAAAAAATATATGAAGCAAACCAGCACCCAGCCATAACTGGCACAAAATAAATTACTGCATGATATTCCTCTTTTCTTCTTCCTCGTTTCTCTTGACAGGGGCCAACGATGATCACTGCTACGAGCACTTACAGAAGGCAACAATGGTTGCTGCTGAGAGCACTTACTTTATGGGGGTGGGGGCGGGGAGTGAGTTAATACAGTCCATAATTCTATCTACCCCTCCAATAAAAATAAGGCCTGATGGATCAACCTGCGCTTGTCATGCTACTACAATACGCtcacatatacatatattttacaGGAAAGTTCAAAGGACACCACCTCATAACTAGGGTTACTTACTTTTCATGTTTGAATAGGACATCTTGTAGGTACAAGAAATACACAAGAAATCGCTTAATTctggaaaatgaagaaaaaataaaatcaacgcTGGTAATCAAGATCATAGTAtttccagtttcttttcttCATAGCATACAAGCCTTAAAATCAACTTTCTGATAAGCTGTGATAAATTCgacaaaatatttaacaatgtAATGCTAAGCAAGATACAGTATAACAATGGATCAACAAATACGCTTTGGATGTAGTATTTTATAAACATATTAATGGTAAACTATGAATCAGTGGCAGTTTGAAACATTAACTTAATAACGGTGGTTGGATGGCAAGAAAATTGCAGGAATGACCTTGGGTAGCTGGTAGCGAAGATGTTCCAtcgtgtcttcattttgatggaATTAAAGGAAAATCGGGGAGGACATTGCTAACTTAATTATGCAGCTCTTTTACAGCCTATGCACCACTGAACAGTCTTCCATCGCCTGCCATTGATTTGGACATTGTTAAAACCATGGTATCTGAAGTGTGCTCGGTGCTGTTGGCTCAGAATCCCCGCTAAGCATCTGGTCCCAGCGGGTTGCCAAACTGGCTTCTAAGGAAGTACGCAGTTTTCCTTGCTGGCTCCATCTGGGACTTGCTGTGTTGCTCTTGATGATCAGAAACTCCCATCCTAACGGAAGTATACGGATGTAACGCCTTTGCCTCAAGAAAAGCCTGCTACCATCATTAGCAAACATGTCAGCCTATCTCCTTAGCTCCGGCATCTCTAAAGTAGCTGAGGAATTTATCGTGAGAAATCATGTGGGTCCTGCAGTTCTGGATATTATCGATTCTAACCAGTTTGGCGCCGTACCAAAGTCATCCTGCTTGTCTAAAGTTATATTATGATCCTTTGATGGTTCTGTATatgtttttattctttctttttctattttctagTCTAGTTTGCTTATTTGAGGACCCTTCTGTAAACCACTGATTTGTGACGTTAGTATCCTCAATAAAGATTGTTACTAATCAACTACTCAAGCTCCAATCACAGTGGTGCACGACTGGGCGAAAGCCCCAGATGCAAATGGCTCTGCAGTGAGGATTGTACTTTTGGATTACAAGAAGGCATTTGATATCATCGATCAGTGTATTTTAATTGATGAGATCCTCTCACTGAACATTCCTTA
This genomic interval carries:
- the LOC136931264 gene encoding nonsense-mediated mRNA decay factor SMG5-like, which codes for MSQPRMKKALVAEDNANAQGKEGSRLNRSSMQLANRIDIQLRSVVEFQELFHPDAIALRQKLRVQCESLILKHPKEYGRRAEERLWRKAFYDVIQKLRNHRKLLEDGCDALDGVLRMHLSSAAGYYYHLLTHLQRCYHLGLENLLSWGISPHQAVDGDPETISWAVKACQRCLIYLGDIARYQSDLEGADAVKLAERFYSEAAMINPDIGMPQNQLGTLAGTRSYGCEGAYFYLRCLFSKEVFEGAEGNLLRIFEKNRSVVHRIKELPLDEPRPNERIKRFLVYFLYLQDVLFKHENSPDISTEDTGHLCQSVLQDFNSALSVDVSPTDTQSQVLQNGFTSQENGHQHPDTVNGSDGVISGSLMVKLVVMTIATVTRLQSKGAQEYSMAIAFTLSFLSFLIQKCISSFENFSANEHLHPEKPITNGMQNDSQVLNGSSAAVPKNENSFPLFNANSDSSEARKLKRTLQHRRRRRRRKNVDYSFDSYSGSGSDSEESGEEGSDDSDLSEGGGEGEIFDRMSDESDDVYIESESDDENGNTGSFVNTVSSAKQPEKNVMPKPVDNSVSPHTVGGKPGLKSGIFKQNGISVGKILRADLISDVSDTETESSVASRTELLRDCAESNILKAVTGQKLLPAIKVMTDWLRLNGELLLTCVESLGTLLSRLAVLLNMFPTAEQMISAVPVPRRPTWQSVLDETLDKNWVQSRGLPEDMSLLGFTPLNTIHSRLDKKWSRLTRDCHYLEAAVRVQCLRSFGMKLASVEELNSFNWDRKALRFIGPQQMTEPGKQQATEKHHRTTPVHGNHDRRSRVMKAMAQQLLQSEVAALESNLKTAPSSSSTVYVVPDATALCTQLHLLRRLVTTERMVIIIPIQVISALDELKKYDSGAREATKYLEQEFKRGNRWIRAQKEDETLDSGKRRGRYEDVAVWRFGQIVNCCQYFVKETGRGLVTLLTGETSYELPKKGKKKGVTSNGTQATPETVELARSCGVGVESLRAFCSRFFQQSKSVT